A single genomic interval of Zobellia nedashkovskayae harbors:
- a CDS encoding glutathione peroxidase codes for MKTTDKAKLSPSTSSDTKKQSVYDLAINTLDGKPISLLDYKGKKILFVNVASECGFTKQYKELQTLSDTYNENLVVIGSPCNQFGQQEPGDASQIQEFCELNFGVKFLLTEKINVKGNKQHPLYKWLTSKELNGKKSSSVKWNFQKYLIDDKGNLIDYYFSITKPMSSKITKHL; via the coding sequence ATGAAAACAACTGATAAAGCAAAACTATCACCAAGTACTTCCTCTGATACAAAAAAGCAGTCTGTCTATGATTTAGCTATCAATACTTTAGATGGTAAACCTATATCTCTTTTAGATTATAAGGGGAAGAAAATACTTTTTGTAAATGTTGCTTCTGAATGTGGGTTTACAAAACAATATAAAGAGTTACAAACTTTAAGTGATACTTACAATGAGAATCTTGTTGTTATTGGCTCTCCTTGCAACCAATTTGGTCAACAAGAACCTGGTGATGCTTCGCAGATTCAAGAGTTTTGCGAATTGAATTTTGGTGTCAAATTTTTACTCACCGAAAAGATTAATGTAAAAGGAAACAAACAACACCCATTGTATAAGTGGCTTACCTCCAAAGAATTAAACGGCAAAAAAAGTTCTAGTGTAAAATGGAATTTTCAAAAATATCTGATAGATGATAAAGGGAATTTAATTGATTATTATTTTTCAATCACTAAACCTATGAGTTCTAAAATCACCAAACATTTATAA